Proteins found in one Triticum urartu cultivar G1812 chromosome 4, Tu2.1, whole genome shotgun sequence genomic segment:
- the LOC125551646 gene encoding elongin-C-like: MVGKGGEAAASAQHKEEHEEDGDMVGVVKLISAEGFEFVIDKKAAMVSNTLRNMLTSPGGFAETREGEVRFPEISTAILEKICQYFYWSLHYASGKETAEFPIEPEITLELMMAANYLDT, from the exons ATGGTGGGGAAAGGAGGCGAGGCCGCGGCGTCGGCGCAGCACAAGGAGGAGCACGAGGAGGACGGCGACATGGTTGGAGTGGTGAAGCTGATCAGCGCCGAGGGTTTCGAGTTCGTCATCGACAAGAAGGCAGCCATGGTCTCCAACACCCTCCGGAACATGCTCACCTCACCTG GTGGCTTCGCGGAGACGCGCGAAGGCGAGGTGAGGTTCCCTGAGATCAGCACCGCGATCCTAGAGAAGATCTGCCAGTACTTCTACTGGTCGCTCCACTACGCCAG TGGGAAGGAGACGGCGGAGTTCCCGATCGAGCCAGAAATAACGCTGGAGCTGATGATGGCTGCAAACTACCTCGACACTTAG